One stretch of Bosea vaviloviae DNA includes these proteins:
- a CDS encoding ABC transporter permease, which yields MNETRHPLRLPGTAVLSALAMLFLYVPIIVLVVLSFNASDMTTIWTGFSLHWYAQALGNDTMLIAIGNSLTVAAAATILATAAATSAALGIARSGGRVRTAVEGLLGLPLLIPEIVTAVALLMLFVLVGVRLGLMSVILAHTVFCIPFAYYPIRSRLAALDPALGEAASDLYAPAWRRFMRIELPLLAPGIFAGALLAFISSLGDFVITYFVAGPGATTLPVYIYGMIRTGITPEVNALSTLLLLASVVVVAIVFRSGTTPANQTRGDKNS from the coding sequence ATGAACGAGACCCGGCATCCTCTCCGCCTTCCCGGCACCGCAGTCCTCTCCGCGCTGGCGATGCTCTTCCTCTACGTGCCGATCATCGTGCTCGTGGTGCTCTCGTTCAATGCGAGCGACATGACGACGATCTGGACCGGCTTCAGCCTGCACTGGTACGCTCAGGCGCTCGGCAACGACACAATGCTCATCGCCATCGGCAATTCGCTGACGGTGGCGGCGGCCGCGACCATCCTTGCCACCGCTGCCGCGACGTCCGCCGCGCTCGGTATCGCGCGTTCAGGCGGCCGCGTCCGCACCGCTGTCGAGGGCCTGCTCGGCCTACCGCTGCTCATCCCCGAAATCGTCACCGCGGTTGCGCTGCTCATGCTCTTCGTGCTCGTGGGGGTGAGGTTGGGGCTGATGTCGGTCATTCTCGCGCATACGGTCTTCTGCATCCCGTTCGCCTATTATCCGATCCGTTCGCGCCTGGCTGCGCTAGACCCTGCACTCGGGGAGGCAGCGAGCGATCTCTACGCGCCCGCATGGCGACGCTTTATGCGCATCGAACTGCCTTTGCTCGCTCCGGGCATCTTCGCCGGAGCGCTGCTCGCCTTCATCAGCTCGCTCGGCGATTTCGTCATCACCTATTTCGTCGCCGGTCCCGGCGCCACGACGCTGCCCGTCTACATCTACGGGATGATCCGCACCGGCATCACGCCGGAGGTCAATGCGCTGTCGACACTCCTGTTGCTGGCTTCGGTCGTGGTCGTCGCCATCGTCTTCCGAAGTGGAACCACGCCTGCCAACCAAACAAGGGGAGATAAGAATTCATGA
- a CDS encoding NAD(P)/FAD-dependent oxidoreductase has protein sequence MLPYPETHYAATRSDDAHWPALDGDCEAETCVIGGGLAGLATALGLAERGRSVVLLEANRMGWGASGRNGGFASAGYPLSMRDLVAQRGISDAAALWRLSAEALSVVGRRAETLGPDTLQGHGALRCRMAWQPDTLGERVGWMNEHFAAGLVHLPPGELRGLLATEAYADGFLNPASLQIQPLNLARGMAHAAAAAGARLHEGAEVVAIEAAGAARKVVARSGSVMARHVVLAGGAHQGMLHTGLGLATVPVASFVVATKPASKQLSDAIRTGFAVSDTRVATDYYRVLPDGRLLWGGRASAFEYAPETLRGLLKRDIARIYPQLADLEIESAWSGLIPIARHRMPVIGPLAEGLWAAACFGGLGLVNTTLAGELIASAIAEGDDRHRHFAPFGLPFAGGTYGRAAFQFIYWRHQFEDWFKRPRARKAGGQP, from the coding sequence TTGCTGCCCTATCCGGAGACGCACTACGCCGCCACCCGGAGCGATGACGCCCATTGGCCGGCCCTCGACGGCGACTGCGAGGCCGAGACCTGCGTGATCGGCGGGGGATTGGCCGGCCTGGCGACGGCGTTGGGTCTTGCCGAGCGTGGACGATCGGTCGTGCTGCTTGAAGCCAACCGCATGGGCTGGGGTGCGTCGGGCCGCAATGGCGGCTTCGCCAGCGCTGGCTATCCGCTGTCGATGCGGGACCTGGTCGCGCAGCGTGGGATATCCGACGCCGCTGCACTCTGGCGCCTGAGCGCGGAGGCGCTCTCGGTCGTCGGCCGCCGCGCGGAAACGCTCGGCCCCGACACCTTGCAGGGCCACGGCGCCTTGCGCTGCCGCATGGCCTGGCAGCCCGACACGCTGGGTGAGCGTGTCGGCTGGATGAACGAGCATTTCGCAGCGGGTCTCGTCCATCTACCCCCAGGGGAGCTTCGCGGTTTGCTGGCGACGGAGGCCTATGCCGACGGTTTCCTCAATCCGGCTTCCCTGCAAATCCAGCCCCTCAATCTGGCGCGCGGGATGGCGCATGCCGCTGCCGCGGCGGGCGCACGACTTCACGAGGGGGCGGAGGTCGTCGCGATCGAGGCGGCCGGCGCTGCGCGGAAGGTCGTCGCCCGGTCCGGCTCGGTAATGGCGCGTCATGTCGTGCTGGCCGGCGGCGCGCATCAGGGAATGCTGCATACCGGCCTGGGGCTCGCCACGGTGCCGGTCGCATCCTTCGTCGTCGCCACGAAGCCCGCATCCAAGCAGCTCAGTGATGCCATCCGCACCGGCTTCGCGGTGTCCGATACGCGCGTCGCGACGGATTACTATCGCGTGCTGCCCGACGGCCGCCTGCTCTGGGGCGGCAGGGCCAGTGCCTTCGAATATGCACCGGAGACATTGCGCGGCCTTTTGAAGCGCGACATTGCGCGAATCTATCCGCAACTGGCCGATCTCGAGATCGAAAGCGCCTGGTCCGGGCTGATACCAATCGCCCGGCACAGAATGCCCGTCATCGGGCCTCTCGCGGAGGGCCTCTGGGCCGCCGCCTGCTTTGGTGGGCTCGGCCTCGTCAATACCACGCTCGCAGGCGAGTTGATCGCGTCGGCCATTGCCGAGGGCGACGACCGCCATCGCCATTTCGCGCCGTTCGGGCTGCCCTTCGCCGGCGGCACCTACGGCCGCGCCGCGTTCCAATTCATCTACTGGCGCCATCAGTTCGAGGATTGGTTCAAGCGCCCTCGCGCTCGCAAGGCGGGAGGCCAGCCGTGA
- a CDS encoding extracellular solute-binding protein, translated as MIATRFRAVLAALAIAATPAAALAQSKQLLLYSWANYVPPDLIKRFEAETGIKVSLDVYDSNDTMLAKLQAGGGGYDIVVPSNSILATMIKSGLLLKVDAAKMPNFGNVAAPHDRPATDPGREYSVPYLWGSTGFTYDSAKVPGGKLTESWKEFFEPRPELSGQIAVLNDQGEVYSAAALYLGLDTCSEDPADGQKILTLLEKQKPHIKIYSSTGTIDRVAAGEVIMHQQWNGASHRSRAKLPTAVFVYPTEGMNLWGDNFAVPKGASNPESAKIFLNWMMVPKNAAEASNFSGYNNAIKGAEELLKADLRDNPAINPPEALKARFRPVKDCSLKAREIRDGVWTRLRR; from the coding sequence ATGATAGCCACCCGATTCCGCGCGGTTCTCGCAGCGCTCGCGATCGCGGCCACGCCCGCCGCCGCGCTCGCCCAGTCGAAGCAGCTCCTGCTCTACAGCTGGGCCAATTACGTGCCGCCCGATCTGATCAAGCGCTTCGAGGCGGAGACCGGCATCAAGGTCAGCCTCGACGTCTACGACAGCAACGACACGATGCTCGCCAAGCTGCAGGCCGGCGGCGGCGGTTACGACATCGTCGTTCCCAGCAATTCCATCCTGGCGACGATGATCAAGTCCGGGCTCCTGCTGAAGGTCGATGCGGCAAAAATGCCGAATTTCGGCAACGTCGCCGCGCCTCACGACCGGCCCGCCACCGACCCCGGCCGCGAATATTCGGTGCCTTATCTCTGGGGTTCGACCGGATTCACTTATGATTCCGCCAAGGTGCCGGGCGGCAAGCTGACCGAGAGCTGGAAGGAATTCTTCGAGCCGCGGCCCGAGCTCTCGGGTCAGATTGCTGTGCTCAACGATCAGGGCGAGGTCTACAGCGCGGCCGCGCTCTATCTTGGGCTCGACACCTGCAGCGAAGATCCCGCAGACGGCCAGAAAATCCTGACGCTGCTTGAAAAGCAGAAGCCGCATATCAAGATCTATTCCTCGACCGGCACGATCGACCGCGTCGCGGCCGGCGAAGTCATCATGCACCAGCAGTGGAACGGCGCGTCGCACCGTTCGCGTGCCAAGCTCCCGACCGCCGTCTTCGTCTATCCGACGGAGGGGATGAATCTTTGGGGCGACAATTTTGCTGTTCCCAAGGGTGCATCCAACCCCGAGAGCGCCAAGATCTTCCTCAACTGGATGATGGTCCCGAAGAACGCCGCCGAGGCCTCGAATTTCAGCGGCTACAACAATGCCATCAAAGGCGCCGAGGAGTTGCTCAAAGCGGACCTTCGCGACAATCCAGCGATCAACCCGCCGGAAGCCTTGAAGGCCAGGTTCAGGCCGGTCAAGGATTGCTCGCTCAAGGCACGCGAGATCCGCGATGGTGTTTGGACGCGGCTGCGCCGCTGA
- the recJ gene encoding single-stranded-DNA-specific exonuclease RecJ: MSLIPQRLFLGVSHSVLGRPWRDRLDAAGLGRAEALAQLEGIPDTLSRLLAGRGVEPSEALRFLEPRLRDLLPDPATLTDMEAAAARLAEAAQRREKVAIFGDYDVDGACSAALLAGFLRQAGAQPRIHIPDRLIEGYGPNSDAIRTLAGEGATLLVTVDCGTTSHEPLAEAQRLGLDVVVLDHHQAPELLPPVAALVNPNRQDDLSGLGHLCAAGVVFLTLVALSRTLRRQGFWTGRAEGEPDLLAALDLVALATVADVVPLKGLNRAFVRQGIAILRGRTRPGLAALMDVAGLDGPVQPWHLGFLLGPRINAGGRIGDAALGARLLLTEDEIEARSIATELNRLNQERQEIERQAVLEATAQADHALMSLPDQPVLMAASGDWHPGIVGLVAARLKERFRRPAFALALNGQGGATGSGRSVAGVDLGRAVREAVEAGLAVKGGGHAMAAGVTLAAGQAPAFQAFLAERLAAQVAAADEAEALLIDAALSAGGANPRLLAEIDKAGPFGAGSPEPVFVFPAHRLVEAVEIGSGGHVRIKLKSGDGATVGGIAFRVAQEPLGRALLAARGESVHLAATLTLNRWGGRESAELRVLDMARPG; the protein is encoded by the coding sequence ATGAGTCTCATTCCCCAGCGCCTTTTCCTCGGCGTGTCCCACTCCGTGCTCGGCCGGCCCTGGCGCGACAGGCTGGACGCCGCGGGGCTCGGCCGCGCCGAGGCCCTGGCGCAGCTCGAAGGCATTCCCGATACCTTGTCGCGCCTGCTCGCCGGGCGCGGTGTTGAGCCCAGCGAGGCCTTGCGCTTCCTCGAGCCCCGCCTGCGCGACCTCCTGCCCGATCCCGCGACATTGACCGATATGGAAGCCGCCGCCGCCCGCCTCGCCGAGGCGGCGCAGCGGCGCGAGAAGGTCGCGATCTTCGGCGATTACGATGTCGACGGCGCCTGCTCGGCGGCCCTGCTTGCGGGCTTCCTGCGACAGGCCGGCGCGCAGCCGCGCATCCATATCCCCGATCGCTTGATCGAGGGCTATGGCCCCAACAGCGACGCCATCCGCACACTGGCAGGCGAAGGCGCGACGCTGCTGGTCACGGTCGATTGCGGCACGACCAGCCATGAGCCGCTGGCCGAGGCGCAAAGACTCGGGCTGGATGTCGTTGTCCTCGACCACCATCAGGCGCCCGAGCTGCTTCCGCCCGTCGCCGCGCTGGTCAATCCCAACCGGCAGGACGATCTCTCCGGGCTCGGTCATCTCTGCGCGGCAGGCGTCGTCTTCCTGACGCTCGTCGCCCTCAGCCGGACGCTGCGGCGGCAAGGCTTCTGGACGGGGCGGGCGGAGGGCGAGCCCGATCTGCTGGCGGCGCTCGATCTCGTGGCTCTGGCGACGGTGGCCGATGTCGTGCCGCTCAAGGGCCTGAACCGCGCCTTCGTGCGCCAGGGCATCGCCATATTGCGGGGGCGGACGCGGCCGGGACTGGCTGCGCTGATGGATGTCGCGGGTCTCGATGGCCCGGTGCAGCCCTGGCATCTCGGCTTTCTGCTCGGCCCGCGCATCAATGCCGGCGGGCGCATCGGCGATGCGGCGCTGGGGGCGAGGCTCCTGCTGACCGAAGACGAGATCGAGGCGCGCAGCATCGCCACCGAACTCAACCGGCTGAACCAGGAACGTCAGGAGATCGAGCGCCAGGCGGTTCTGGAAGCCACCGCGCAGGCCGATCATGCGCTGATGAGCCTGCCCGACCAGCCCGTGCTGATGGCGGCGTCCGGCGATTGGCATCCCGGCATCGTCGGCCTCGTCGCGGCGCGGCTGAAGGAGCGCTTCCGGCGTCCCGCTTTCGCGCTCGCTTTGAACGGGCAGGGCGGCGCGACGGGGTCGGGCCGTTCGGTCGCCGGCGTCGATCTGGGCCGGGCCGTGCGCGAGGCGGTCGAGGCCGGGCTCGCGGTCAAGGGCGGCGGCCATGCGATGGCAGCCGGCGTAACGCTGGCTGCCGGGCAGGCTCCTGCGTTCCAGGCTTTCCTGGCCGAGCGGCTGGCCGCGCAAGTCGCGGCGGCTGATGAGGCCGAGGCGCTGCTGATCGATGCGGCGTTGAGCGCGGGCGGCGCCAATCCACGCCTGCTCGCCGAGATCGACAAGGCGGGGCCCTTTGGCGCGGGCAGTCCCGAGCCGGTTTTCGTCTTTCCCGCGCATCGCCTGGTCGAGGCGGTCGAGATCGGCAGCGGCGGCCATGTCCGCATCAAGCTCAAGAGCGGCGATGGCGCGACCGTGGGCGGCATCGCCTTCCGTGTGGCGCAGGAGCCACTGGGACGCGCCTTGCTGGCGGCGCGCGGCGAGAGCGTCCATCTCGCCGCGACGCTGACGCTGAATCGCTGGGGCGGCCGCGAGAGCGCCGAGCTACGTGTCCTCGACATGGCGCGTCCGGGCTGA
- a CDS encoding ABC transporter ATP-binding protein, with product MNDTIVAISEVSKRYSGAAQPALAGVSLDIRRNEFFTLLGPSGCGKTTLLRLIAGFGMPDSGQISLDGKLLGQTPPNLRPINTVFQSYALFPHMSVAENIGFGLEMLGQPRDTVKSRVAEMLRLVRLDGMGERRPAQLSGGQQQRVALARALAPAPKVLLLDEPLSALDLKLRREMQIELKRLQTETGITFVFVTHDQEEALAMSDRLAVMRDGVVMQVGSPESLYDRPTNLFVAEFIGEANFWNATCLGRSGAGGRFAIGSGEAVMPVAEAQGLTEGAKAVLVVRPERITLGAAEPGLLHGTVETAVYRGSDLVVHAALAGGGELRARLPGSIAAAGLIGTATGFAFPADAVRVFPA from the coding sequence ATGAACGACACCATCGTCGCCATCTCCGAGGTCTCGAAGCGGTATTCAGGCGCGGCCCAGCCGGCACTGGCCGGCGTCTCGCTCGACATTCGCCGCAACGAGTTCTTCACGCTGCTCGGCCCGTCCGGCTGCGGCAAAACCACGCTGCTGCGGCTGATCGCAGGGTTCGGCATGCCCGATTCCGGGCAGATCAGCCTGGACGGTAAGCTCCTGGGCCAGACCCCGCCAAATCTGCGGCCGATCAACACCGTCTTCCAGAGCTATGCGCTTTTTCCGCATATGAGCGTGGCGGAGAATATCGGTTTCGGGCTCGAAATGCTCGGGCAGCCGCGCGACACCGTCAAGTCCCGCGTCGCGGAGATGCTGCGTCTGGTCCGCCTCGACGGGATGGGCGAGCGTCGTCCGGCCCAGCTCTCCGGGGGCCAGCAGCAGCGCGTCGCGCTGGCGCGCGCTTTGGCTCCGGCGCCGAAGGTGCTGCTGCTCGACGAACCGTTGTCTGCCCTCGATCTCAAGTTGCGGCGCGAGATGCAGATCGAACTCAAGCGGCTCCAGACCGAAACGGGTATCACCTTCGTGTTCGTGACGCACGACCAGGAAGAGGCGCTCGCCATGTCCGATCGCCTGGCGGTGATGCGCGACGGCGTGGTCATGCAGGTCGGCTCGCCGGAAAGCCTCTATGACAGGCCGACCAATCTCTTCGTCGCCGAGTTCATCGGCGAGGCGAATTTCTGGAATGCGACCTGCCTCGGACGCAGCGGCGCAGGCGGGCGCTTCGCGATCGGCTCCGGCGAGGCCGTCATGCCCGTCGCCGAGGCGCAAGGGCTGACTGAGGGAGCAAAGGCCGTGCTGGTCGTCCGGCCCGAGCGCATCACGCTCGGCGCGGCCGAGCCCGGCCTGTTGCACGGTACCGTGGAGACGGCGGTTTATCGCGGCAGCGACCTCGTCGTGCATGCCGCGCTTGCGGGCGGGGGCGAATTGCGGGCGCGCCTGCCCGGCAGCATCGCGGCAGCAGGACTGATCGGCACGGCCACGGGGTTCGCCTTTCCCGCCGACGCAGTCCGGGTCTTCCCGGCATGA
- a CDS encoding ABC transporter permease translates to MSAIRTSPGLLTAPAALFLIVFMLVPVGLMLYVSTLERGAFGGVNWGQHTAIAYEKLLFERDLAGQIAFNSDYIAIILRSFRLAAITTAVTLALGIPTALYMASLTPRRAALMLFLVTVPFWTNLLVRNFAWILILRNGGPLDSALATTGLVTPPLDILYTPLATGIGLTYSFLPFMILPIYVALERIDRRLIEAAFDLGADRWRVLSRVVLPLAAPGIAAGAILVFVPCLGAYVSPELLGGGKSLMIGNLIQAQFGASRNWPFGAALALVLVLVLLVSLALLASVKRRERLAS, encoded by the coding sequence ATGAGTGCGATCCGGACCTCTCCTGGGCTGCTGACGGCGCCGGCTGCACTCTTCCTGATCGTGTTCATGCTCGTGCCGGTCGGCCTGATGCTTTATGTCTCGACCCTAGAGCGCGGCGCCTTCGGAGGCGTCAATTGGGGCCAGCACACGGCCATCGCTTATGAGAAGCTGCTGTTCGAGCGGGATCTGGCGGGACAGATCGCCTTCAACAGCGACTATATCGCGATCATCCTGCGCTCGTTCCGGCTTGCGGCCATCACCACGGCGGTCACGCTGGCGCTGGGAATCCCGACGGCTCTCTACATGGCGAGCCTGACGCCGCGCCGCGCGGCCCTGATGCTGTTCCTCGTAACCGTCCCGTTCTGGACGAACCTGCTGGTCCGGAATTTTGCGTGGATCCTGATCCTGCGCAATGGCGGCCCGCTCGACAGCGCACTCGCGACAACCGGGCTCGTCACGCCGCCGCTCGACATCCTTTACACGCCGCTCGCGACAGGGATCGGCCTGACCTATTCCTTCCTGCCCTTCATGATTCTGCCGATCTATGTCGCGCTCGAGCGCATCGACCGGCGTTTGATCGAGGCAGCCTTCGACCTCGGCGCGGATCGCTGGCGCGTGCTCTCGCGCGTGGTCCTGCCGCTGGCGGCGCCCGGCATTGCCGCTGGCGCCATCCTCGTCTTCGTGCCCTGCCTGGGGGCTTATGTCAGCCCGGAACTGCTGGGGGGCGGTAAGTCGCTGATGATCGGAAACCTGATCCAGGCCCAGTTCGGCGCCTCGCGCAACTGGCCGTTCGGCGCCGCGCTGGCGCTCGTTCTCGTATTGGTTCTCCTGGTTTCGCTGGCACTGCTGGCCAGCGTGAAGCGGCGGGAGCGGCTTGCATCATGA
- a CDS encoding IclR family transcriptional regulator has product MTSLERGFAVLEAVGNERRDVGVTEIAAKTGLDKSAAQRFAFTLHALGYLEKNPTTRRFRLSRRVLGLAHAYLRTDPLVELATPYLADLRQSCQKRVDLSLLDGFDIVYVVRLQSQREAFGATVIGRRIPAFCSSGGRAMLSLLPKEEARALVDRSPRKPLTPHTITDVEAVMAQIARAGRDGFAVCIQEALMGEIVVAAPVVDMQGRPRGAVHIAMALADHDENEVRAKFAPMAVAAARLISGGGY; this is encoded by the coding sequence GTGACCTCGCTCGAGCGCGGCTTCGCCGTGCTTGAAGCGGTCGGCAACGAGCGGCGCGATGTCGGTGTGACGGAGATCGCGGCGAAGACAGGACTGGACAAGAGCGCCGCGCAGCGTTTCGCCTTTACGCTGCATGCTCTGGGCTATCTCGAAAAGAACCCCACGACGCGGCGATTCAGATTGTCGCGGCGCGTGCTCGGGCTGGCGCATGCATATCTGCGCACCGATCCGCTGGTCGAGCTGGCGACGCCCTATCTCGCCGACCTCAGGCAATCCTGCCAAAAGCGGGTCGATCTGAGCCTGCTGGACGGCTTCGATATCGTGTATGTCGTGCGGCTCCAGAGCCAGCGCGAGGCGTTCGGCGCCACGGTGATCGGACGTCGCATCCCGGCGTTCTGCTCCTCGGGCGGTCGGGCGATGCTGTCGCTGCTGCCGAAGGAAGAGGCGCGCGCGCTGGTCGACCGCAGCCCGCGCAAGCCGCTAACGCCACACACCATCACCGATGTCGAGGCCGTGATGGCGCAGATCGCGCGGGCCGGGCGGGACGGCTTTGCCGTCTGCATACAGGAAGCGCTGATGGGCGAGATCGTGGTCGCCGCACCGGTCGTCGACATGCAGGGCCGGCCGCGCGGCGCCGTTCACATCGCCATGGCACTCGCCGACCATGACGAAAACGAGGTCCGAGCCAAATTCGCGCCCATGGCGGTTGCCGCCGCCCGTCTGATTTCCGGCGGAGGGTACTGA